From Candidatus Methylacidithermus pantelleriae, the proteins below share one genomic window:
- a CDS encoding phosphatase PAP2 family protein: protein MMRDTGSPQSACPLGGGTWIWKRLFPSVQQTAFWLVGWMGIEFVVVVVALSMDPVWERALLAQSKNPLWREVAERISYWGDFFPGVFLVVLVLWIGAFVGHRKHWRERAYAILVAATLAGLSADLLRIVLGRPRPDATVKACLQELGTLPRPWLVLPTPSPPGRLTDGLYGWQGKDLFHSLPSGHAASASATATVLSIEWPSLLPFWMCGAASVLWSRAVLGRHRFSDLVAGMVLGLAFGLRVAPRTSRGTLVKGHRSRREE, encoded by the coding sequence ATGATGCGTGACACTGGTTCTCCCCAGTCGGCATGCCCCCTCGGAGGGGGTACATGGATCTGGAAAAGACTTTTTCCTTCCGTCCAGCAAACCGCGTTTTGGTTGGTTGGATGGATGGGGATTGAGTTTGTAGTCGTGGTTGTAGCTCTCTCCATGGATCCGGTATGGGAGAGGGCGCTTCTGGCGCAATCGAAAAACCCGTTATGGCGCGAAGTTGCGGAACGAATCAGCTACTGGGGAGATTTTTTTCCCGGAGTTTTTCTTGTGGTCTTGGTTCTTTGGATCGGGGCCTTTGTTGGCCACAGAAAGCACTGGCGCGAGCGAGCCTACGCCATTCTCGTAGCGGCCACGCTCGCGGGGCTTTCGGCGGATCTTCTCCGAATCGTATTAGGTCGGCCGAGGCCCGATGCCACAGTGAAAGCTTGCCTGCAGGAGCTAGGAACTCTTCCCAGGCCCTGGCTCGTTCTTCCCACTCCTTCTCCTCCCGGTCGACTCACCGACGGTTTGTACGGCTGGCAGGGAAAGGATCTTTTCCATAGCTTGCCGTCGGGTCATGCGGCCAGTGCTAGCGCAACCGCGACCGTTCTTTCCATCGAATGGCCGAGCTTACTACCTTTTTGGATGTGTGGCGCGGCGAGCGTGCTCTGGTCTCGAGCAGTTTTGGGCAGACATCGCTTTTCCGATCTTGTGGCCGGCATGGTTTTAGGGCTTGCTTTTGGCTTGCGGGTGGCTCCGAGAACTTCCAGGGGAACTCTCGTTAAAGGGCACCGGAGCCGGAGGGAGGAGTAG
- a CDS encoding cysteine desulfurase family protein has protein sequence MGYIYFDHQSGTPVLPEVREAMLSFLSSPGGTASLHRYGVRARQALEQAREQVARLLHAKDPGEILFCSGGTEAANLVIQGVTRAWKKNRPGHVISSRVEHPSLLRPIQWLEANGWRISWLDVDRQGFIHPSRLEEALQEDTALVALHWGHYELGTIQKVRELAQVCQRVGVPLFLDGSHAVGWLPIDVETLGVSFLSATPYRFYGPKGVGILYRRRDAPLAPLLYGGIQEKGLRPGTENLPGIVGAGVACQRASEELSLRMDHVAKLQALLWSRLNEIIPTILWHGPPPGPDRIPYQLHWSVPGAEGEAQALLCDLRGVAVATGPACLISSERKNQTLAILGLPSEVVRSNLMVTLGKDNTEEEVEYFVRIYQGVIQKIQEMSP, from the coding sequence ATGGGTTACATCTATTTTGATCACCAGTCTGGCACGCCGGTCTTACCGGAGGTCCGGGAAGCGATGCTTTCTTTTTTGAGCAGCCCTGGGGGTACGGCCAGTCTCCATCGTTACGGCGTGCGAGCTCGTCAGGCTCTGGAACAAGCTCGAGAACAGGTCGCAAGGCTCCTGCACGCCAAAGATCCCGGAGAAATCCTTTTCTGTTCGGGTGGAACAGAGGCTGCCAATCTAGTCATCCAGGGAGTGACTCGAGCCTGGAAAAAAAACAGGCCGGGCCACGTTATAAGCTCCCGAGTGGAACACCCTTCGCTCCTGCGTCCGATCCAATGGCTGGAAGCCAATGGATGGCGCATAAGCTGGCTCGATGTAGATCGGCAAGGGTTTATTCACCCCAGTAGACTGGAAGAGGCCCTGCAAGAAGACACCGCACTGGTGGCGCTTCACTGGGGCCATTATGAGCTGGGCACTATCCAGAAAGTGCGCGAGCTAGCTCAAGTGTGTCAAAGGGTTGGCGTTCCCCTCTTTTTGGATGGTTCCCATGCAGTGGGATGGCTCCCGATCGACGTCGAAACTTTGGGGGTGAGTTTCCTTTCGGCGACTCCGTACCGCTTTTATGGCCCGAAAGGGGTGGGGATTTTGTATCGAAGAAGGGATGCTCCCCTTGCTCCCCTTCTCTACGGAGGGATACAAGAAAAGGGTCTCCGCCCCGGAACAGAAAACCTTCCGGGAATCGTAGGCGCAGGCGTTGCTTGCCAGCGAGCCTCGGAGGAACTTTCCCTTCGCATGGATCACGTGGCAAAGCTCCAAGCCCTTCTTTGGAGCCGGCTTAATGAGATAATCCCTACCATCCTCTGGCACGGGCCCCCTCCAGGCCCCGATCGGATCCCTTATCAACTTCATTGGAGTGTACCGGGAGCGGAAGGCGAGGCGCAGGCCTTGCTTTGCGATCTCCGGGGCGTTGCCGTCGCCACCGGTCCGGCGTGTCTCATCTCTTCGGAGCGAAAAAATCAAACGCTAGCCATTCTGGGGCTACCCAGCGAAGTAGTTCGCAGTAACCTGATGGTCACCCTAGGGAAAGATAATACAGAAGAGGAAGTGGAATATTTTGTTCGCATTTACCAGGGCGTCATTCAGAAGATCCAAGAGATGTCCCCTTAG
- a CDS encoding DHA2 family efflux MFS transporter permease subunit codes for MSASSFDLRAQSWRPRHNPWAIALAAMLATFMEVLDTSVANVALPHIAGSLSAGTSESTWVLTSYLVSNAIVLPASGWFSLIFGRKRFFLSCIALFTLSSAVCGAAQNLPQLIFARVIQGLGGGALQPVSQAILLESFPPEKRGMAMGVFAMGVVVAPIVGPILGGWLTDTYSWRWIFYVNLPVGIAAVVLCQWLLEDPPYLRQEAEKGRQVDWIGFSLMAVGLGALQIVLDKGQEENWFDSAWITRLSWLSAVTLVCFVVRELLTPDPIVQLSVLRDRNFALGTLLVFLLGAVLYGSTAAVPLFLQSLLGYTAFLSGWALSPRGVGAFLASVGVGKALSRWSGRPIMAGAFLLLAGSLLALSEATLQTSMENIQWPVFVNGLAISGIFVPLTTLASTTLPRERINQSTGLFNLARNIGGSFGIALMTTFHDRWAQVHQAYLISHLTPENPFYRAQVELFQTLVRPQAPASGPEATALQLLYTTVLAQAELWSFVDIFRAMTGLSLFCLPLCFLFRESKRERSARGTLH; via the coding sequence ATGTCCGCAAGTTCCTTTGACTTGCGAGCCCAGTCCTGGCGCCCTAGGCACAATCCTTGGGCCATTGCGCTCGCCGCCATGCTGGCCACTTTCATGGAAGTTCTGGACACGTCGGTGGCCAACGTGGCTTTACCCCATATTGCCGGGAGTCTCTCGGCGGGTACGAGCGAATCTACCTGGGTATTGACCAGTTATCTTGTTTCCAACGCGATCGTTCTTCCGGCAAGCGGGTGGTTTTCGCTCATTTTTGGTCGAAAACGTTTCTTTCTTTCCTGCATCGCTCTTTTCACCCTAAGCTCCGCGGTCTGTGGAGCCGCCCAGAACCTTCCCCAGTTGATTTTTGCCCGGGTGATCCAGGGATTGGGGGGAGGAGCCCTGCAACCGGTTTCCCAAGCCATCCTCTTGGAAAGTTTCCCTCCGGAGAAGCGGGGGATGGCCATGGGGGTGTTTGCTATGGGGGTTGTCGTGGCGCCGATCGTGGGTCCCATTCTAGGAGGGTGGCTGACCGACACTTATTCGTGGCGCTGGATTTTTTATGTCAACCTTCCCGTGGGTATCGCTGCCGTCGTTTTATGCCAATGGTTGCTGGAAGACCCGCCCTACCTGCGGCAGGAAGCGGAGAAGGGTCGCCAAGTAGATTGGATTGGATTTTCTTTGATGGCAGTGGGTTTGGGAGCTCTCCAAATCGTACTGGACAAAGGTCAGGAAGAAAACTGGTTTGATAGTGCTTGGATCACCCGGCTCAGCTGGCTTTCAGCCGTCACGCTTGTTTGTTTCGTTGTGCGAGAACTTTTGACCCCGGACCCGATTGTCCAGCTTTCCGTCCTCCGGGATCGGAATTTTGCGCTTGGCACGCTTCTGGTTTTCCTTCTGGGCGCGGTCCTTTACGGGTCGACAGCGGCTGTGCCCCTTTTTTTGCAATCCTTGCTCGGATATACGGCCTTTTTGAGCGGCTGGGCGTTAAGCCCACGAGGGGTGGGTGCCTTCCTTGCAAGCGTAGGAGTCGGGAAAGCGCTTTCCCGGTGGTCTGGGCGGCCCATCATGGCTGGGGCGTTTCTTCTTCTGGCCGGATCGCTTTTGGCTTTGAGCGAGGCAACTCTTCAAACCAGCATGGAAAACATCCAGTGGCCGGTCTTTGTCAACGGGCTTGCGATTAGTGGTATTTTTGTGCCCTTGACGACACTGGCCAGTACCACACTGCCTCGGGAGCGGATCAACCAGAGTACCGGGCTTTTCAATCTTGCGCGTAATATTGGAGGGAGCTTTGGGATTGCTTTGATGACTACCTTTCACGACCGTTGGGCACAGGTGCACCAGGCCTACCTTATAAGCCACCTGACTCCAGAAAACCCCTTCTACCGAGCGCAAGTGGAGCTTTTCCAGACCCTCGTTCGCCCACAGGCTCCCGCTAGCGGGCCGGAGGCAACCGCTTTGCAGCTGCTCTACACGACCGTGCTGGCCCAGGCGGAACTGTGGTCATTTGTCGATATTTTTCGAGCGATGACGGGCCTTTCTCTGTTTTGTCTTCCCCTTTGCTTTCTTTTTCGGGAGTCAAAACGCGAACGCTCAGCTAGGGGGACGTTGCACTAA
- a CDS encoding HlyD family secretion protein — translation MNFFRPERATGVSQADPAARDELASGPNQQRSDVSPSPRADEDGPPTLGSTEPRWRSAPKLGGPLGLGVVLVVFGGITGVLLAFWWTRVSSYETTDDAFLEGHIIRVAPRVAGHVRKCYVDDNQEVQKGQLLVEIDPDMYRVGLKAAEAQGEEAYWEWRRMEAMRKSLSVSEFDLQKAKAKALSLEALAESARLQLAYTQIVAPVDGRVTKKTVEEGNYVRVGDTLFSLVPKNVWVVANFKESQLTWMRPGQPAEIRVDAYPQRRWKGHVDSIQRGSGARFSLLPPENATGNYVKVVQRVPVKIVFDEPIHGPYELGPGMSVVPTVKVKDPVLSAGDVLVAATVGSFSGALVAGFAWHHRKKRELLRA, via the coding sequence ATGAATTTCTTTAGGCCAGAACGCGCTACGGGGGTGTCCCAGGCGGATCCTGCAGCGAGGGATGAGTTAGCCTCTGGGCCCAACCAGCAAAGAAGTGACGTTTCCCCGAGTCCTAGAGCGGACGAGGACGGTCCGCCTACACTCGGCTCCACTGAGCCTCGCTGGAGATCTGCGCCCAAACTCGGAGGCCCCTTGGGACTGGGAGTGGTTCTGGTTGTTTTCGGAGGGATAACGGGCGTTCTTTTGGCCTTCTGGTGGACGCGCGTTTCCTCCTATGAAACCACGGATGACGCGTTCCTTGAGGGGCACATCATCCGTGTGGCGCCGCGAGTGGCGGGACATGTGCGCAAGTGTTACGTGGACGATAATCAAGAAGTCCAAAAAGGGCAGCTTTTGGTCGAGATTGACCCAGACATGTATCGAGTAGGGTTAAAGGCAGCCGAGGCCCAGGGCGAGGAGGCCTACTGGGAATGGCGTCGTATGGAAGCCATGCGAAAAAGCCTTTCGGTCTCGGAATTCGATCTGCAAAAGGCAAAAGCCAAGGCCCTTTCGCTAGAGGCGCTGGCCGAATCAGCACGCCTGCAGCTGGCCTACACGCAGATTGTGGCTCCTGTGGATGGGCGGGTAACCAAAAAGACGGTGGAAGAAGGAAACTATGTCCGAGTGGGAGACACGCTTTTTTCTCTTGTGCCCAAAAACGTATGGGTAGTCGCCAATTTTAAAGAATCCCAGCTAACCTGGATGCGGCCCGGCCAACCTGCAGAAATTCGTGTGGACGCCTATCCTCAGAGGCGCTGGAAAGGTCACGTGGATAGTATCCAGCGGGGAAGTGGCGCCCGTTTTAGCCTTCTGCCACCGGAAAACGCCACTGGGAATTACGTGAAGGTGGTGCAGCGGGTTCCCGTAAAAATTGTCTTCGATGAGCCGATTCATGGACCGTACGAACTAGGCCCCGGAATGTCGGTCGTCCCCACGGTCAAGGTCAAGGATCCCGTTCTTTCCGCTGGCGATGTCCTGGTGGCTGCCACTGTCGGATCGTTTAGCGGAGCCCTTGTGGCCGGATTTGCGTGGCATCACAGGAAAAAAAGGGAACTTCTACGGGCCTGA
- the rpmA gene encoding 50S ribosomal protein L27, whose protein sequence is MAHKKGQGSTRNGRDSQSKRLGVKRFGGQFVRAGSILVRQRGTRFHAGKNVGIGRDYTLFALVDGIVHFDRDGRRVNVLPKAA, encoded by the coding sequence ATGGCGCACAAAAAAGGGCAAGGCAGCACGCGCAACGGCCGAGATAGTCAAAGCAAACGACTGGGTGTGAAACGTTTCGGTGGCCAGTTCGTACGGGCTGGTTCCATTTTGGTGCGACAACGAGGAACCCGTTTTCATGCGGGGAAAAACGTCGGGATCGGACGGGATTACACTCTTTTTGCGCTTGTCGACGGGATCGTTCATTTTGACCGCGACGGAAGGAGGGTAAACGTTCTCCCAAAAGCAGCCTAG
- the rplU gene encoding 50S ribosomal protein L21, with protein sequence MAFAIVAHAGKQYRVEEGQIVQWERLKGEPGSEVILDKVLLLGEGSSLHVGKPWVQGARVKAEILEHVKGPKVIAFKYRRREGYHRTVGHRQPHTRLRIVAIENGVL encoded by the coding sequence ATGGCATTTGCGATTGTAGCACACGCCGGGAAGCAGTACCGCGTCGAGGAGGGGCAGATCGTCCAATGGGAACGCTTGAAGGGCGAACCGGGTAGCGAGGTCATTCTCGACAAAGTTCTGCTTCTGGGCGAAGGATCCAGTCTTCATGTAGGAAAGCCCTGGGTCCAAGGAGCTCGGGTGAAAGCAGAAATCCTTGAGCACGTCAAAGGGCCAAAAGTTATCGCTTTCAAGTACCGGAGGCGAGAGGGCTACCACCGGACGGTAGGACACCGGCAACCCCATACCCGCCTACGGATTGTAGCCATCGAGAATGGTGTGCTCTAG
- a CDS encoding class I SAM-dependent methyltransferase, whose product MVERSAVEACYRSILGREPENERVVLDWQNGANSLEELIAAFLKSEEYMFRSAASSMERIMERGYWNAPSRIDVDVVPEKLKALFERHRFQWESLGKNEPFWSVWTHERFKRANLDSKGVEEFYASGKAEVDLIDLFAQRNGTPVPRGLCLELGCGVGRVTIHLARRFDYVLAIDVSKTHLERCQEQLAHLGMKNVECKLFRSFDDLCHFPPIDFFYSVTCLQHNCPPVQRCVLDSILSKITPGGSFFFQTQTHRPGYRFDADEYLSSPIGTMDMHCLPMHEIFQLIEKHRLSLREVLMDGRTRLYGSHTFFGFNPATPSCAVPYVAATVENSSR is encoded by the coding sequence ATGGTTGAGCGGAGCGCGGTAGAGGCTTGCTACCGGTCCATTTTAGGCCGAGAACCTGAAAACGAGAGGGTCGTCCTAGATTGGCAGAATGGCGCAAATTCTCTGGAAGAGCTAATTGCGGCATTTCTCAAATCAGAGGAATACATGTTTCGGTCGGCCGCTTCTAGTATGGAACGTATTATGGAACGAGGCTATTGGAATGCGCCTTCACGTATCGATGTGGATGTCGTTCCAGAGAAACTGAAGGCTTTGTTTGAGCGTCACCGGTTTCAGTGGGAGTCTCTTGGAAAAAATGAGCCTTTCTGGTCCGTTTGGACTCATGAGCGGTTCAAGAGGGCGAATCTTGACAGCAAGGGAGTTGAAGAATTTTATGCTAGCGGCAAGGCGGAAGTGGATCTCATTGATCTTTTTGCACAACGAAATGGTACACCTGTGCCGCGAGGACTGTGCCTCGAGCTGGGCTGTGGTGTGGGTCGCGTTACCATCCATCTTGCTCGGCGTTTTGATTACGTTCTTGCGATTGATGTTTCAAAAACCCATTTGGAGCGCTGCCAGGAACAGCTGGCGCATCTTGGAATGAAAAATGTGGAGTGCAAACTATTTCGGTCATTCGATGACCTTTGTCATTTCCCGCCGATAGACTTTTTTTATTCGGTAACTTGCTTACAACACAATTGCCCTCCGGTACAACGGTGTGTCCTTGATTCCATTTTGAGTAAGATTACGCCAGGTGGAAGCTTCTTTTTCCAAACTCAAACCCATCGGCCCGGGTATCGATTTGACGCCGATGAATACTTGTCTAGCCCCATCGGCACTATGGATATGCATTGTCTTCCGATGCACGAGATTTTCCAACTTATCGAAAAACACCGTTTGTCTCTTCGTGAGGTCCTAATGGATGGGAGGACCCGCCTTTATGGGTCTCACACCTTTTTTGGTTTCAATCCCGCGACTCCCTCCTGTGCCGTTCCCTACGTCGCGGCGACCGTCGAGAATAGCAGCCGCTAA
- a CDS encoding DUF4013 domain-containing protein: protein MSGAPRPVTWTGEELFEDIKAAFGVLLKDRYWIGKIFLGGTLLINPVLLGLAPQAAKGGEVTGFLWAVLLVNALTFWLALGYTFEVLRRAKDGKPEGLPSWNPARWVAYAKEGAAKLTIAVPTLILPLLLWTGIGFGVLVGLLGLPVSVLGLFVAPGTLFGIPFCGVACCRYLDGTPAWRCATGFQENWKIWKKGWQDYLLASTFLLGLNSVTFSLYYSIPYGVFFGLCLVDQWFGTIYSRTQTEQTRRSR, encoded by the coding sequence ATGAGCGGGGCACCGAGACCTGTGACCTGGACCGGAGAAGAACTTTTTGAAGACATCAAAGCCGCTTTTGGTGTTCTCCTCAAGGACCGCTACTGGATTGGAAAGATTTTCCTTGGAGGCACACTCCTGATTAACCCGGTGCTGCTTGGGCTTGCTCCTCAGGCAGCAAAGGGAGGCGAAGTAACTGGCTTTCTATGGGCCGTCCTTTTGGTTAACGCTCTTACGTTCTGGCTGGCTCTCGGGTACACCTTTGAGGTTTTGCGACGGGCCAAGGATGGCAAACCAGAAGGACTTCCTTCCTGGAACCCCGCTCGGTGGGTTGCCTACGCCAAAGAAGGGGCTGCCAAATTGACGATCGCCGTGCCCACCCTGATCCTTCCCTTGCTCCTGTGGACGGGCATAGGTTTTGGGGTGCTGGTCGGTCTATTAGGTCTTCCGGTTTCGGTGCTCGGCCTATTCGTTGCACCCGGAACGCTTTTTGGGATCCCTTTTTGTGGGGTCGCTTGTTGCCGCTATCTGGACGGGACCCCGGCTTGGAGGTGTGCGACCGGTTTCCAGGAAAACTGGAAGATCTGGAAAAAAGGGTGGCAAGACTATCTTTTGGCTTCCACGTTCCTTTTGGGACTCAATTCAGTTACCTTTTCGTTGTACTATTCGATTCCCTATGGGGTTTTTTTTGGATTGTGCTTGGTCGACCAATGGTTTGGCACAATTTACTCCCGGACCCAAACCGAGCAAACTCGCCGCTCACGTTAA
- the acs gene encoding acetate--CoA ligase — protein MRNSDEKSPDEVRGITAGLTKIRNIPSPRWRGTRKPRISSLTQYRRLYRESLQKPEVFWAEQARKISWYRKWRTVSQWEPPFARWFVGGELNACVNCVDRHLEGPRRYKAAIVWEGEPQGQIRVLTYQELHREVCRLANVLLRHGVRRGDRVVIYLPMIPEALITMLACARIGAVHSVVFGGFGPGALQERILDSQARLVVTADGGYRRGAIIPLKENLDAALAELSCVQTVLVVRRTHCPIPWVEGRDYWLDQELEKVRSFHTAERMGSEDPLFILYTSGSTGKPKGVLHTTAGYLLGAMVTTEYIFDLRDEDLYWCTADVGWITGHSYVVYGPLACGGTVFVYEGAPDHPSPSRFWEMIERHRISIFYTAPTAIRAFLRWGEEWLSKSDLSSLRLLGSVGEPINPEVWMWYFEKVGGGRCPVVDTWWQTETGAIMIAPLPGVTPLKPGSATLPFFGVDAAVVDPEGNELPPGNKGRLVLRRPWPSMLRTLYQDPDAYRQIYWTPVPGCYFTGDAAYRDQDGYFWIVGRMDDVLNVSGHRLGTAEVESALVSHPAVAEAAVVGRPDPLKGQALVAFVILKEKASPTQALMEELRAHVARQIGPIAKPEEIHFTEALPKTRSGKIMRRLLKSVANRSEVRGDLSTLEDQTVLQKLAAARSEPIIGEAEPESWED, from the coding sequence GTGAGGAACAGCGACGAAAAAAGTCCGGATGAGGTAAGGGGAATCACCGCTGGGCTGACGAAGATAAGAAACATTCCTTCCCCTCGGTGGCGCGGAACGCGCAAGCCGCGGATTTCTTCGCTGACCCAATACCGAAGACTCTACCGGGAGTCTTTGCAAAAGCCTGAGGTTTTCTGGGCAGAACAGGCACGGAAAATTTCCTGGTATCGGAAATGGCGCACGGTCTCTCAGTGGGAACCGCCATTTGCTCGATGGTTTGTCGGAGGAGAACTCAATGCCTGTGTTAACTGCGTCGATCGCCATCTGGAAGGTCCAAGGCGGTACAAAGCCGCAATCGTTTGGGAAGGGGAACCCCAGGGCCAGATACGTGTTCTCACCTACCAAGAGCTCCACCGTGAGGTGTGTCGGCTGGCCAACGTTCTTCTTCGGCACGGTGTACGCCGCGGGGATCGGGTAGTCATCTATCTTCCCATGATTCCCGAGGCCCTCATCACGATGCTGGCCTGCGCTCGGATCGGAGCGGTTCACAGCGTTGTTTTTGGGGGATTTGGACCGGGCGCTCTCCAAGAAAGAATCCTTGACTCCCAGGCTAGGCTGGTGGTGACCGCCGACGGGGGTTACCGGCGGGGGGCGATTATACCTCTAAAGGAAAACCTGGACGCCGCGCTGGCCGAGCTTTCCTGCGTCCAGACTGTTCTTGTGGTCCGTAGGACCCATTGCCCGATTCCCTGGGTAGAAGGCCGGGATTACTGGCTGGATCAAGAACTAGAGAAGGTGCGCAGCTTTCATACGGCAGAAAGAATGGGGAGTGAAGATCCTCTGTTTATCCTTTATACCAGTGGGAGTACGGGCAAACCCAAGGGTGTTCTCCACACCACCGCCGGTTACCTCTTGGGAGCGATGGTGACCACAGAGTATATCTTCGACCTGCGGGATGAAGACCTTTACTGGTGCACAGCCGATGTCGGTTGGATCACGGGGCATAGCTACGTGGTCTATGGACCCCTGGCCTGCGGAGGAACGGTTTTTGTCTACGAAGGTGCTCCCGATCATCCATCCCCCAGCCGGTTCTGGGAGATGATCGAGCGACACAGGATTAGCATCTTTTATACGGCCCCTACGGCCATTCGTGCCTTCCTCCGATGGGGTGAAGAATGGCTCTCCAAGTCAGACCTCTCCAGCCTCCGGCTCTTGGGGAGCGTGGGGGAACCCATCAACCCCGAGGTATGGATGTGGTATTTTGAAAAAGTCGGAGGGGGTCGCTGTCCGGTTGTCGACACCTGGTGGCAAACAGAGACAGGGGCAATCATGATTGCTCCTCTTCCTGGGGTCACTCCCTTAAAACCCGGGTCAGCTACGCTTCCTTTCTTTGGCGTCGATGCCGCCGTCGTCGATCCCGAAGGGAACGAACTACCCCCAGGAAACAAAGGGCGGCTCGTCCTTCGAAGGCCTTGGCCTTCTATGTTGCGGACCCTCTATCAAGACCCGGATGCCTATCGCCAGATCTACTGGACCCCGGTTCCGGGTTGTTACTTTACCGGAGACGCAGCCTACCGGGACCAGGACGGTTATTTCTGGATCGTTGGACGCATGGATGACGTGCTCAACGTCTCCGGACATCGGCTTGGAACAGCCGAGGTAGAAAGCGCTCTGGTCAGCCACCCGGCCGTAGCCGAAGCAGCTGTCGTTGGGCGACCCGATCCTCTCAAGGGGCAAGCCCTAGTAGCGTTTGTTATCCTCAAAGAAAAAGCGTCACCCACACAGGCTTTAATGGAAGAATTGCGAGCTCATGTAGCTCGGCAAATTGGGCCGATCGCAAAACCCGAAGAGATCCATTTTACGGAAGCCCTTCCGAAGACCCGCAGCGGGAAAATCATGCGGCGGTTGCTAAAAAGTGTCGCAAACCGATCGGAAGTGCGTGGCGATCTCAGCACCCTGGAAGACCAAACGGTTCTTCAAAAGCTTGCTGCGGCGAGATCGGAACCGATAATCGGGGAAGCAGAACCGGAAAGCTGGGAAGACTGA
- a CDS encoding TetR/AcrR family transcriptional regulator, whose protein sequence is MRQAAKAQNTADRILQAAVELFSAHGFRGTTTRKIAQQAGVNEALIFRYFPNKETLYAAIIQKKIQECPLTPGKPFFAQPPAEPEAFFQALGEEVLRAMEEDPQFVRLLYFSALEGHQLAGMFYEAFTHHLHRLTADYILQKQKEGRLRRVPPLLAARAFFGMLVHYYLGKRIFGMFECGSAQPAMDLSEVVKTFVELFCHGVVARSSPA, encoded by the coding sequence ATGCGTCAAGCAGCTAAAGCACAGAACACAGCGGATCGAATCCTACAGGCTGCTGTCGAGCTTTTTTCGGCCCACGGTTTCCGCGGAACAACTACCCGGAAAATTGCACAGCAGGCCGGGGTCAACGAAGCGCTGATCTTTCGCTACTTTCCCAACAAAGAGACCCTGTACGCGGCGATCATTCAAAAAAAGATCCAAGAATGCCCGCTCACCCCGGGAAAGCCATTTTTTGCCCAGCCCCCGGCCGAGCCGGAGGCTTTCTTCCAAGCTCTCGGGGAAGAAGTCCTCCGGGCAATGGAAGAAGACCCTCAGTTTGTTCGTCTTCTCTATTTTAGCGCGCTAGAAGGACACCAGCTGGCCGGGATGTTTTATGAAGCCTTTACCCATCACTTGCACCGTCTGACAGCCGATTACATCCTTCAGAAGCAAAAGGAGGGACGACTCCGAAGGGTTCCTCCGTTGTTGGCTGCCCGAGCTTTTTTTGGAATGCTTGTTCACTATTATCTAGGAAAACGTATTTTTGGGATGTTTGAATGCGGCTCCGCACAGCCCGCCATGGACCTTTCCGAAGTGGTTAAAACCTTCGTCGAGCTATTCTGTCACGGCGTAGTGGCTCGCTCCTCTCCGGCTTAA